In one window of Episyrphus balteatus chromosome 3, idEpiBalt1.1, whole genome shotgun sequence DNA:
- the LOC129917178 gene encoding fatty-acid amide hydrolase 2-A-like, whose amino-acid sequence MQYFLRLMAFLLYWIGSRLQFIIKLCSGIKKEQIPEFNSEILGLSALKLVQKLKACEISSEEIVREYIKRIKAVNPILNAVVDDRFSEAVEEAKKADQVIVLTANRDELFEKYPLFGVPFSVKESCGVEGLSHVVGSHYRRGMKSTEDGAAIQLLREAGAIPLLVSANPELCVSWETLTFTNGRCSNPYNTQYTPGGSSGGEGSLNGAGATVFGIGSDFCGSIRIPAMFNGVYGHKPSGGLVSPKGHFPNTNQVGMEKVLQMGPMTRFVEDLPLLLDIIVGENSSKLIDSTDIDKMKIFYVDLSMRTTVLPVTSSIKKSIENACNHFSSRGNEVQKLEIKEMHNLLEIVAGKLMLFVPPSIHTNLANPEEKTTTMAEIGKHFKGKPMHTLSALYFQSLYDFRFALPIFRSDYYINIMDALETKLKETLGNDGVLFFPTFHRPAFLHNTSIIHSPGTVLTGIFNVLGLPSLHVPMGLDKNGLPVGFQIVAAPLADKNCFKVAVELEKVFGGWIPPSSS is encoded by the exons atgcagtATTTTCTACGACTTATGGCCTTTCTTTTGTACTGGATTGGTTCCAgattacaatttattataaaacttTGTAGTGGCATTAAAAAAGAACAGATTCCTGAATTTAATAGTGAAATATTAGGCCTTTCAGCTTTGAAATTAGTTCAAAAGCTTAAAGCGTGTGAA ATTTCCTCTGAAGAAATTGTAAGAGAATACATTAAACGTATTAAGGCTGTAAATCCTATTTTGAATGCCGTGGTTGATGATCGTTTTTCGGAGGCTGTCGAAGAGGCTAAAAAAGCTGATCAAGTTATAGTTTTGACAGCTAATAGAGATGAGCTTTTTGAGAAATATCCTCTCTTTGGAGTACCTTTCTCTGTCAAAGAGTCATGTGGTGTTGAAG GTTTATCACATGTCGTTGGAAGTCATTATCGTCGTGGTATGAAATCTACAGAAGATGGTGCAGCAATTCAACTTTTAAGAGAAGCTGGTGCTATACCATTGCTTGTGTCAGCAAATCCAGAACTTTGTGTTAGTTGGGAAACTCTTACATTTACTAATGGCAGATGTAGTAATCCATATAACACACAATATACACCGGGTGGATCTTCAGGTGGTGAGGGATCACTTAATGGAGCTGGAGCTACTGTTTTCGGAATTGGATCTGATTTTTGTGGATCAATAAGAATACCAGCAATGTTTAATGGAGTTTATGGTCATAAACCAAGTGGTGGTTTGGTTTCACCAAAGGGACATTTTCCAAATACCAATCAGGTTGGTATGGAGAAAGTGTTACAAATGGGACCGATGACACGTTTCGTAGAGGATTTACCACTTCTTTTGGATATCATTGTTGGGGAAAACTCATCGAAGTTAATTGATAGTACAGATATTGATAAAATGAAG ATTTTCTATGTTGATCTTTCAATGCGAACCACAGTTTTACCAGTAACCAGCTCAATAAAGAAATCAATTGAGAATGCATgtaatcacttttcatcaaggGGTAACGAAGTTCAAAAG cttgaaataaaagaaatgcataatttattggaaattgttGCTGGCAAATTAATGTTATTTGTACCACCAAGCATACATACAAATTTGGCAAATCCTGAG GAAAAAACTACAACTATGGCTGAAATTGGCAAGCATTTCAAAGGCAAACCAATGCACACACTTTCGGCTTTATATTTCCAATCTCTTTACGACTTTAGATTTGCTCTTCCTATATTTCGCTCAGATTACTACATCAATATAATGGATGCACTTGAAACCAAATTAAAg gAAACATTAGGCAATGATGGTGTTCTTTTCTTCCCAACTTTCCATCGACCAGCATTTTTACACAACACTTCTATAATTCATTCCCCAGGAACTGTCCTAACtggaatttttaatgttttaggtTTACCAAGTTTGCATGTTCCAATGGGTTTGGATAAAAATGGTTTACCAGTTGGATTCCAAATTGTGGCAGCTCCGCTTGCAgacaaaaattgtttcaaagttGCTGTAGaacttgaaaaagtttttggtgGATGGATTCCTCCATCGAGTAGTTAA